GATGGAGGCTTTCGTCTGGCTCAATCAACAGATCGCAGAGCAGGTATCGCTTTATTTGATCGATTTATTGGGCCCCGATCATGGCCTGGAGGTTCACATCCAAAAAGCATGGCCCGTGGTGTGTTCCCCCGATGGAGGAACGATTGAGTCGCATACCCATCGCAATGCCCAGTTAAGTGCTGTGTTTTATGTGTGCACCGAGGAGGAGCCCGGTTCTGGAGAACTGGAATTTCAAGCGCCCGACACCTACTTCAGCCATGTGATGGCCATTCCTTTTCGGGAAGCCACCGTGTCGGGTGGGGTGTTTGCTCCAAAACAGCACCGCTTGCTGCTCTTTCCTTCAGATCTGCGCCACCGCGTTTTGCCCTACGAGGGTGCGCAGCCCCGCTACTCGGTGTCGTACGACCTGGCGGTCACGACCGCCCCTGGACAGGGTCGAGAAATGCTCATGCCCCACCCCATGGATTGGGTTCCCCTGGGGGGCTTCTCCGCAACCTGAGAGAATCCGGCCAGCCAAGGTCCATCCATGACCGCCGAG
The DNA window shown above is from Synechococcus sp. CC9902 and carries:
- a CDS encoding TIGR02466 family protein; this translates as MISLISSANGSMPLHWLFPTPVMQVDLTPDDGTAAAMHQQLEVFDRDLFGDPQFSNRNNLTGDLLGIAGLDQLHRMEAFVWLNQQIAEQVSLYLIDLLGPDHGLEVHIQKAWPVVCSPDGGTIESHTHRNAQLSAVFYVCTEEEPGSGELEFQAPDTYFSHVMAIPFREATVSGGVFAPKQHRLLLFPSDLRHRVLPYEGAQPRYSVSYDLAVTTAPGQGREMLMPHPMDWVPLGGFSAT